CAACAATGCCGACCCGAACACAAACGGAGCACCAGGGAACTCAAACGGTGCGTTCTCTGATGTGAAGTAACCCAGCAAACCGCTGGTGAACAACAGCGGTGCCGGGATGTTGGTCAAACTGATCAGGGACGTCAGCGCGCCTTGCACCTTGCCTTGTTCTTCGGGATTGACTCGACCCGCCACCAAACTTTGAATCGCGGGTCCCGCCAACCCTGCCAATGAACCAAACACGACGATGCACGGGATCATCCATCCCTGCGATGCCAATCCGTATCCTAAGAACGCGATGCACGAAACACAGGTTCCCATCACTGCCGTCCGCCGTTCCCCCAAGCGTTTGATCATGGGACGTACCAAGCCGCCTTGGACGATCGCCGCCATCAAACCGACCAACGCCAACGTCAAGCCGTTGGTGACCTCGTTCCATCCGAAACGATACCCCATCGACAACACCCAAACGTTTTCCAAGCCACGCTGAGCCAACGAGGAAAACATGAATGCGACGGCCAGTCCGGCGATCATCGGGTAATTCCGAAGTCGCGAGATCGTTCCGAGCGGGTTCATTGCGGCGAGTGAAATCGAGCCTCGTTTTTCAGGTGGCAACGACTCGGGCAAGACAAAGTACCCGTACAACCAATTGACCAACGACAATCCCGCTGCCACGAAGAACGGCAATCGAATGTGCACGCCGCCCAGCACGCCACCCAGTGCGGGCCCAATGATGAACCCCAGCCCAAACATCATGCCGACCAACCCAAAGTTGCGAGCCCGGGTTTCTTGCGTTGAAACGTCAGCGATGTAAGCATTCGCGGTCGAGAAGCTGGCCCCCATCACCCCGGCGACAATTCGCCCGACAAACAACCATCCCACCGAAGGTGCCAACCCGGTCACGATGAAGTCGACGCCCAAGCCAAACAGAGACGCCAAAATCACCGGACGCCGTCCGAATCGATCGGAAAGAGCGCCCAACACAGGAGCAAAGAAGAATTGCATCAGCGAATACGTCGCGCCAATCACGCCGACGTAAAAACTGGCTCGTGATGTGTCGCCGCCCACAAACTGTTTGATCAATTCGGGCAACACGGGAATGATGATTCCGATTGCCAAAATGTCGATCAACAATGTCAACAGGATGAATGCCATCGCCGCCGGACGTCGCTGGTGCGGAGGCGTGATCAAGGCATTCTGGGGGGCAAGAGTGAGGCGGGGACGTCAGAGAAGTGGCCCACACCTTACGATCCACTCCGCTTGGCGTCGAGATGGGCGATCTCGCCTGTTCCGACACTCCCCCAAGCCGGTTCGACGCTCAAAAGCAAGCCGACAGGCGGACTCAAAAAGCCCGTCATTCCGATCCCTCGGCAAGCCGCGCCCGGCTTTCGACGGGCCAACTGGCGGTTTAAACTGGTCGGTTGATCCATCGTTGGCGTGTTGAACACACGCTCAACACAAGAGCTTCTCAGTGGTGA
This genomic interval from Rhodopirellula islandica contains the following:
- a CDS encoding TCR/Tet family MFS transporter, with the translated sequence MITPPHQRRPAAMAFILLTLLIDILAIGIIIPVLPELIKQFVGGDTSRASFYVGVIGATYSLMQFFFAPVLGALSDRFGRRPVILASLFGLGVDFIVTGLAPSVGWLFVGRIVAGVMGASFSTANAYIADVSTQETRARNFGLVGMMFGLGFIIGPALGGVLGGVHIRLPFFVAAGLSLVNWLYGYFVLPESLPPEKRGSISLAAMNPLGTISRLRNYPMIAGLAVAFMFSSLAQRGLENVWVLSMGYRFGWNEVTNGLTLALVGLMAAIVQGGLVRPMIKRLGERRTAVMGTCVSCIAFLGYGLASQGWMIPCIVVFGSLAGLAGPAIQSLVAGRVNPEEQGKVQGALTSLISLTNIPAPLLFTSGLLGYFTSENAPFEFPGAPFVFGSALLAIAVVILIRVFVKFPASQDPAVDPSAADTQDGNTPESDDGSTSDSSPALEPA